In the bacterium genome, GGTCATACTCCCGCGCAAGCTGGCGCAGCAGCGTCTCGAGCTGTGCGATGTCCTTCTCCGGGCTCGCCACCGGACCCCTCCGCCCCCCTCCCTACGGGCCGTAGGCCTGGATGCTCAGGCGCACGGTCCGCGCGCGCGGCCCGTGGAACTCGCAGAGGAAGATCCCCTGCCACTGCCCGAGCTGCAGCTCCCCGTCCTCGACCGCGAGCACGAGCGCGTGGCCGACGAGGCTGGCCTTGACGTGCGCCGCGGCGTTGCCCGGGTGCGTCCACGCCGCCCCCCAGGGAACGAGCCGCTCGAGGTGGTTCGCCAGGTCGGCGGCCACCTTCGGGTCGTTGCGCTCGTTGAGGGTGATCGCCGCCGTCGTGTGCGGCACGAAGCAGTGCACGAACC is a window encoding:
- a CDS encoding secondary thiamine-phosphate synthase enzyme YjbQ, with amino-acid sequence MSGGDGMAGGRREIEVRTRWRTEVIDITDQVRDQVRAAAIARGFVHCFVPHTTAAITLNERNDPKVAADLANHLERLVPWGAAWTHPGNAAAHVKASLVGHALVLAVEDGELQLGQWQGIFLCEFHGPRARTVRLSIQAYGP